In the genome of Nitrospirota bacterium, one region contains:
- the rplO gene encoding 50S ribosomal protein L15, with translation MRLEDLGPTPGSRKKEKRIGRGPGSGHGKTSTKGHKGQKARSGGVKGPGFEGGQQPLIRRIPKRGFASLFKKEYSLVNLKSLENCQEKVITPDVLKNLGLVKKTALVKILGTGELKKPLTIHAHKFTKSAEDKIKQAGGSVEVI, from the coding sequence ATGAGATTAGAAGATTTAGGACCAACGCCAGGATCGCGAAAAAAAGAAAAACGGATAGGACGCGGGCCCGGATCGGGTCATGGTAAGACATCCACAAAAGGGCATAAGGGACAAAAAGCCCGTTCCGGTGGCGTTAAAGGTCCCGGCTTCGAGGGTGGTCAGCAACCTTTAATCCGACGAATCCCCAAAAGGGGGTTCGCAAGCTTATTTAAAAAAGAATATTCACTCGTTAATTTAAAGTCTCTGGAAAACTGTCAAGAGAAGGTTATTACCCCTGACGTTTTAAAAAATCTTGGACTGGTGAAGAAGACCGCTTTAGTGAAAATTTTGGGTACGGGTGAACTTAAAAAACCTTTGACCATTCACGCCCATAAATTCACCAAATCTGCCGAGGATAAAATTAAACAGGCGGGTGGAAGCGTAGAGGTTATTTAA
- the rplR gene encoding 50S ribosomal protein L18, giving the protein MGLQVQKKREARLSRHKRVRKKVHGTTERPRLSVFRSNLYLYAQIIDDTKGVTLAMASSQEKEIAKKKSANNIESAKKLGLLLAKRAKEKKITQVVFDKGGYLYHGKIKALADAAREGGLVF; this is encoded by the coding sequence ATGGGACTACAAGTTCAAAAAAAACGAGAGGCGAGGTTAAGCCGCCACAAAAGGGTCAGAAAAAAAGTCCATGGCACCACAGAGCGCCCAAGATTGTCGGTTTTCAGGAGCAATTTATACCTATACGCTCAAATTATCGATGATACAAAAGGGGTAACTTTAGCTATGGCGTCAAGCCAGGAAAAAGAAATCGCCAAGAAAAAATCCGCGAATAACATTGAATCGGCGAAAAAACTAGGCTTGCTTCTCGCAAAAAGAGCAAAGGAAAAAAAAATCACTCAGGTTGTGTTTGATAAAGGGGGGTATCTCTATCATGGCAAAATTAAAGCCCTCGCTGATGCAGCCCGTGAAGGCGGATTGGTTTTTTAA
- the rplE gene encoding 50S ribosomal protein L5 has translation MTKKEPNVMKTKFKEVSPLLMKEFSFKSPMQVPKLEKIVINIGMGEAISNVKLLDEAVKELGQITGQKAVITKAKKSIAGFKVREGMPIGCKVTLRGERMYEFFHRLLHAALPRIRDFRGVSQKSFDGRGSYTLGVKEQLIFPEIKYDEISALHGMDITIVTTAKNDDQGRALLRHLGMPFRK, from the coding sequence ATGACAAAAAAAGAACCCAATGTCATGAAAACCAAATTTAAAGAAGTGTCGCCGCTTCTTATGAAAGAGTTTTCTTTTAAAAGTCCGATGCAAGTTCCAAAACTTGAGAAAATTGTGATTAACATTGGAATGGGTGAAGCCATTTCTAATGTCAAGCTCCTTGATGAAGCTGTGAAAGAGTTAGGCCAGATCACCGGACAAAAGGCTGTAATCACCAAGGCGAAAAAATCCATTGCCGGTTTTAAAGTCCGGGAAGGGATGCCGATTGGGTGTAAAGTGACCCTGCGAGGTGAAAGAATGTACGAGTTTTTTCACCGGCTTTTACATGCGGCTTTACCCAGGATTCGTGATTTCCGGGGCGTTTCGCAAAAATCTTTTGATGGAAGAGGGAGTTACACGCTGGGTGTAAAAGAACAGCTGATCTTTCCGGAAATAAAATATGATGAAATTTCGGCATTACATGGTATGGACATTACCATTGTAACAACCGCGAAGAATGATGACCAGGGACGGGCGTTGTTGAGGCATCTCGGCATGCCTTTCAGAAAATAA
- the rpsH gene encoding 30S ribosomal protein S8 → MSMVDPVADMLTRIRNANKRWQGFVDVPTSKLKLELAKKIYQEGFIKSYKIVEQKGKGHIRIFLKYLNEDEDRVITDIQRVSRPGRRVYTGAEKIPLIKGGLGVAILSTSKGIMTDRESRKQSLGGEVICSIW, encoded by the coding sequence ATGTCAATGGTTGATCCCGTAGCGGATATGCTTACCAGAATTCGGAATGCCAACAAACGGTGGCAGGGTTTTGTCGATGTTCCAACTTCAAAATTAAAATTGGAACTCGCCAAAAAAATATATCAGGAAGGTTTTATCAAGAGTTATAAAATTGTTGAGCAAAAGGGTAAAGGCCACATACGTATCTTCTTGAAATATTTGAATGAAGATGAAGACCGAGTGATCACGGATATTCAAAGAGTCAGCAGACCCGGGAGAAGGGTTTATACCGGAGCTGAAAAGATTCCCTTGATCAAGGGGGGTCTGGGTGTGGCTATTCTTTCGACTTCGAAGGGGATAATGACAGATCGTGAATCGAGAAAACAAAGTTTAGGGGGAGAAGTCATCTGTTCGATCTGGTAG
- a CDS encoding type Z 30S ribosomal protein S14 codes for MARKALKNKAKAEPKFKVRAYNRCPVCGRVRGFMRKFQLCRICFRGLSLKGEVPGVTKSSW; via the coding sequence TTGGCGAGAAAAGCGTTAAAAAACAAGGCAAAGGCGGAGCCCAAATTTAAGGTAAGAGCTTATAACCGCTGCCCGGTTTGTGGAAGGGTCCGGGGTTTTATGAGAAAATTTCAATTGTGCAGAATCTGTTTCAGAGGTCTCAGTCTGAAAGGGGAAGTTCCTGGAGTGACCAAATCAAGCTGGTAA
- the rpmD gene encoding 50S ribosomal protein L30 has protein sequence MDKKISITLKRSFIGRSGKHKKVAIGLGLRKLNQTVIRPDSPEIRGMIDKISYLVEVSQT, from the coding sequence ATGGATAAAAAAATATCAATTACTTTAAAAAGAAGTTTTATAGGAAGATCCGGAAAACATAAAAAAGTGGCTATAGGCCTTGGTTTGAGAAAATTAAACCAAACGGTTATTCGTCCTGATTCTCCGGAAATCCGTGGAATGATTGATAAAATCTCTTATTTAGTAGAAGTTAGTCAAACGTAA
- the rplF gene encoding 50S ribosomal protein L6, with protein MSRIGNKPIQIPSGVEVKITPGLITVKGPKGELKKDVHEKIEVQKDQSEIKVSRNGNDGFSKALHGLTRNNIFNMVTGVTKGFEKVLEISGVGYRAQVQGKNLSLTLGFSHPVQVELPKGIEATVEKQTIVTLKGTDKILLGQIASNIRGLRKPEPYKGKGIKYAGEKILRKEGKTGK; from the coding sequence ATGTCTAGAATTGGAAATAAACCCATACAGATTCCTTCGGGAGTGGAAGTTAAGATTACTCCCGGCTTGATTACCGTAAAAGGGCCTAAAGGTGAACTTAAGAAAGACGTTCATGAGAAAATTGAAGTTCAAAAAGATCAGTCTGAAATAAAAGTCAGCCGGAACGGAAATGACGGGTTTTCTAAAGCTCTTCACGGCCTTACCCGAAATAATATTTTCAATATGGTGACCGGGGTAACCAAGGGTTTTGAAAAAGTTTTAGAAATTAGCGGCGTTGGGTATCGAGCGCAGGTTCAGGGTAAGAACCTGTCTTTGACCCTCGGTTTTTCCCATCCTGTTCAAGTTGAACTCCCTAAAGGAATCGAAGCGACCGTCGAAAAACAGACCATCGTGACCTTAAAGGGAACAGACAAAATTTTATTGGGCCAGATTGCGTCAAATATACGGGGTTTAAGAAAACCGGAACCCTATAAGGGAAAAGGAATTAAATACGCCGGCGAAAAGATTTTAAGAAAAGAAGGAAAAACAGGGAAATAG
- the rpsE gene encoding 30S ribosomal protein S5, translating into MLEKINQDDNSLKDKVVCINRVAKVVKGGKRFSFSAVVVVGNGNGQVGMGKGKAAEVPEAIRKAVENAKKNMFVFPLRNNTIPHEVIGHYGAEDVLLKPAAEGTGIIAGGAVRSVMEMAGIQNILSKCLGSGNPFNVVKAALAGLKNLRSREMVREMRKQSEITV; encoded by the coding sequence ATATTGGAAAAAATAAATCAGGATGACAACTCGTTAAAGGATAAGGTTGTTTGTATCAATCGTGTTGCCAAGGTGGTAAAAGGCGGCAAACGGTTTAGCTTTAGCGCCGTGGTGGTTGTAGGAAATGGAAACGGCCAGGTAGGCATGGGGAAAGGAAAAGCGGCTGAGGTCCCGGAAGCTATTCGGAAAGCGGTTGAGAACGCCAAAAAGAATATGTTTGTTTTTCCTTTAAGAAATAATACGATACCTCATGAGGTAATCGGTCATTACGGTGCGGAAGACGTTTTATTAAAACCGGCCGCGGAAGGCACGGGAATTATCGCCGGTGGGGCTGTCCGTTCCGTAATGGAGATGGCAGGCATACAAAATATTTTAAGTAAATGCCTGGGAAGCGGAAATCCCTTTAATGTTGTGAAGGCGGCTTTGGCTGGCTTAAAGAACCTGCGTAGCCGTGAAATGGTCCGTGAAATGAGAAAACAATCCGAGATTACGGTGTAA